In Solanum lycopersicum chromosome 5, SLM_r2.1, the following are encoded in one genomic region:
- the LOC101267020 gene encoding chaperone protein dnaJ 16 translates to MPGHKSKSEKGEAEKPLRRDPYEVLGVSRNSSDQEIKSAYRKLALKYHPDKNANDPKAADMFKEVTFSYNILSDQDKRRQYDSAGFEAVESESQDLELDLSSLGTVNTMFAALFSKLGVPIKTTVSATVLEEALNGSVSIQPLPLGQPLCKKVEKQSAHFYSVTITEKEAKGGLVCRVHSREKSKFKLLYFDQEENGGLSLALQEDSSKTGKVTSAGMYFLGFPVYHMDQTQTSAAATKDPDSAFFKKLDGFQPCEITELKAGTHVFAIYGDNFFKSVSYTIEVVCAEPFTEEKENLRAVEAQILSKRVELSKFETEYREVLTQFTEMTSRYAQEMQAIDELLKHRNEIHASYTTLPVMKRSSSSSNRSKNKSGSKAASEDGSVKEKKPLRDRTKKKKWFNIPLKVDKRKAC, encoded by the exons atgccTGGGCATAAGTCTAAATCAGAGAAGGGTGAGGCAGAAAAGCCTTTAAGGAGAGATCCTTATGAGGTTTTAGGTGTTTCCAGGAATTCTTCAGATCAAGAAATCAAAAGTGCTTACAGGAAATTAGCTTTGAa GTATCATCCTGACAAGAATGCAAATGACCCTAAAGCAGCAGACATGTTCAAGGAGGTCACCTTTTCATACAACATTTTATCTGATCAAGATAAAAGGCGTCAATATGACTCAGCTGGCTTTGAG GCTGTTGAGTCAGAAAGCCAAGATTTAGAGCTTGATCTGTCAAGTTTGGGAACCGTGAATactatgtttgctgcactcttTAG TAAGCTTGGTGTACCAATAAAAACCACTGTCTCTGCAACTGTTCTAGAGGAGGCATTAAATGGTTCAGTATCTATTCAACCACTTCCACTTGGACAACCTTTGTGTAAGAAG GTAGAGAAACAGTCTGCTCACTTCTACTCTGTTACAATAACAGAAAAGGAAGCGAAAGGGGGCCTTGTTTGCCGAGTTCATTCACGAGAAAAAAGCAAATTTAAG CTATTGTACTTTGACCAAGAAGAAAATGGTGGACTAAGCCTTGCATTACAG GAAGATAGTTCAAAAACAGGGAAAGTCACATCTGCTGGCATGTATTTTCTTGGTTTCCCAGTATATCACATGGATCAAACCCAGACATCG GCAGCAGCCACAAAGGATCCGGACTCTGCATTTTTCAAGAAACTGGATGGATTTCAACCATGCGAGATAACTGAGCTCAAAGCTGGCACACATGTTTTTGCAATTTATG gtgacaatttttttaaaagtgtgAGCTACACCATTGAAGTGGTCTGCGCTGAACCTTTTACTGAGGAAAAAGAGAATCTTAGAGCAGTAGAAGCTCAGATTTTGTCAAAAAGAGTAGAACTGTCTAAGTTTGAAACAGAATATAGGGAG GTCTTAACACAATTTACTGAGATGACAAGTAGATATGCTCAAGAAATGCAAGCT ATTGATGAGCTTCTTAAGCACCGCAATGAAATTCATGCTTCCTATACAACTCTTCCCGTGATGAAACGTAGTAGTAGCAGCAGCAATCGAAGTAAGAACAAAAGTGGATCCAAGGCAGCCAGTGAAGATGGCTCAGTAAAAGAAAAGAAGCCTTTAAGAGACcggacaaagaagaagaaatggtTCAACATTCCCTTAAAAGTTGACAAGAGGAAAGCGTGTTAA
- the LOC138348374 gene encoding uncharacterized protein: MMGSRQMEIEMDACATNKLLELRTFAENLGENFTLSLETNTARAKEEVTFQSSLQPLCIKRINLVIQYSFKPRYESFLAEFFAYFHPRSLVVTVNSDARKHDFIRVLMNELEGWNKDGTKRHKRSEYMSWHKALKSFTILLDQLHLHYMKGNPDVLIPHYVQG, from the exons ATGATGGGATCAAGGCAAATGGAAATTGAGATGGATGCTTGTGCAACCAATAAATTGCTTGAGTTGAGAACTTTcgctgaaaatttgggtgaaaattTCACGTTGTCCTTAGAAACTAACACAGCTCGAGCAAAG GAAGAAGTAACATTTCAAAGCAGCCTTCAACCACTTTGTATCAAGCGCATAAATTTGGTGATACAATATTCATTCAAACCGAGATATGAATCATTTCTTGCTGAATTTTTTGCTTACTTCCATCCGCGGAGCTTGGTGGTGACAGTGAATTCAGATGCCCGAAAACATGACTTTATACGG GTCCTAATGAATGAGCTGGAAGGTTGGAACAAAGACGGTACCAAACGCCACAAACGTAGTGAGTACATGTCTTGGCACAAAGCATTGAAAAGCTTTACGATCCTTTTGGATCAACTGCATTTGCACTACATGAAAGGGAATCCCGATGTGTTAATCCCACACTATGTGCAGGGTTAG
- the LOC101266719 gene encoding peroxidase 6, whose product MALPLLSIFLFSSLTLFSLTESKLNIDYYNKTCPQFDKIIQQIVVDKQLAAPTTAAGALRLFFHDCMVGGCDASLLISSNSFSQSERDTDINLSLPGDAYDVVTRAKTALELQCPGIVSCADILAVATRDLITMVGGPFYSIRLGRKDSFESYAKDVEGHIARPNMTMDTIINMFASKNLNVQEMVALVGAHTIGFSHCSEFRKRLFKFSQTSESDPTMNPTYVQALQTLCGNNTKDMAAFNDVMTPGKFDNMYFINLQKGLGLLASDQAMIYDQRTKPFVELYAKDQDAFFKAFTHAMEKVSVYQVKLGKMGEVRRRCDIVNQLLVNPNKKIGG is encoded by the coding sequence atgGCATTACCACTTCTctcaattttccttttttcatcTCTAACCTTATTTTCTCTTACGGAATCCAAACTCAATATCGACTATTACAACAAAACATGTCCTCAATTTGATAAAATCATCCAACAAATCGTCGTCGATAAGCAGCTCGCGGCCCCCACCACCGCGGCTGGGGCCCTCCGCCTCTTCTTCCACGATTGCATGGTGGGAGGATGTGACGCGTCGTTGTTGATTTCCTCAAATTCTTTCTCCCAATCAGAGCGTGACACGGATATCAACCTCTCCCTCCCGGGGGACGCTTATGATGTTGTCACACGTGCAAAAACCGCTTTAGAACTACAATGCCCTGGCATTGTATCCTGTGCAGACATTTTAGCTGTTGCAACTCGTGACTTGATTACAATGGTTGGAGGTCCATTTTACTCGATTCGCCTAGGGCGAAAAGATAGCTTTGAATCATACGCAAAAGATGTTGAAGGACACATTGCTAGGCCCAATATGACTATGGACACAATAATCAATATGTTtgcatcaaaaaatttaaatgtacaAGAAATGGTGGCATTAGTGGGTGCACATACTATAGGATTCTCTCATTGTTCGGAATTTAGAAAGAGATTATTCAAATTTAGTCAGACTTCAGAATCTGATCCTACTATGAACCCTACATATGTACAAGCGTTACAAACCTTATGTGGCAATAACACGAAGGATATGGCTGCGTTCAATGACGTGATGACACCTGGCAAATTCGATAACATGTATTTCATAAACTTGCAAAAGGGGCTAGGGTTATTAGCATCTGATCAAGCTATGATTTATGACCAAAGGACAAAGCCATTTGTGGAGCTTTATGCAAAGGATCAAGATGCATTTTTCAAGGCATTTACACATGCAATGGAGAAAGTAAGTGTTTATCAAGTTAAATTAGGGAAAATGGGAGAGGTGAGACGTAGATGTGATATTGTGAATCAATTACTAGTAAATCCCAACAAGAAAATTggtggttaa